Proteins encoded by one window of Girardinichthys multiradiatus isolate DD_20200921_A chromosome 14, DD_fGirMul_XY1, whole genome shotgun sequence:
- the slc10a7 gene encoding sodium/bile acid cotransporter 7 isoform X1 — MGLLARLRKEWFIIGIVLVILSAKLQPSVGVKGGPLKPEITIAYVAVSLIFFNSGLSLKTEELTSALLHVRLHLFVQSFTLIFFPLAVWLLLQVLTLTTIDQWLLKGLQTVSCMPPPVSSAVILTKAVGGNEAAAIFNSAFGSFLGIVVTPLLLLLFLGSSSSVPFTSIFSQLFMTVVVPLILGQACRGFLREFLERRRPPFSAISSAVLLMIIYTTFCDTFSNPNIELDPTSLLLVVLIIFSIQVSFMLLTFGISTRSGSRFSPADTVAIMFCSTHKSLTLGIPMLKIVFEGYEHLSLISVPLLIYHPAQILLGSILVPTIRSWMASRQKGIKLSNLQPI; from the exons GTCCATTAAAGCCAGAGATAACCATTGCCTACGTCGCTGTTTCCCTCATCTTCTTCAACAGTGGCCTGTCGCTGAAAACGGAG GAGCTGACGAGCGCGTTGCTTCATGTCCGCCTCCACCTCTTCGTCCAGTCCTTCACACTGATTTTCTTCCCCCTCGCCGTCTGGCTGCTGCTTCAGGTCCTCACGCTGACCACCATCGACCAGTGGCTGCTAAAAGg GTTACAGACGGTGAGCTGCATGCCCCCTCCGGTCTCATCCGCCGTTATTCTCACCAAAGCTGTCGGAGGCAACGAG GCCGCTGCCATCTTTAACTCCGCCTTCGGAAGCTTCCTG GGGATCGTGGTGACtccgttgctgctgctgctcttt CTTGGATCTTCATCCTCTGTTCCCTTCACCTCCATCTTCTCTCAGCTCTTCATGACAGTCGTCGTTCCCCTGATCCTGGGTCAG GCGTGCCGCGGTTTTCTTAGGGAGTTCCTGGAGCGACGAAGGCCTCCGTTCAGCGCCATCAGCAGCGCCGTCCTCCTCATGATCATCTACACCACTTTCTGCGACACCTTCAGCAACCCCAACATCGAGCTGGACCCCACCAGCCTGCTGCTGGTCGTCCTCATCA TTTTCTCCATCCAGGTCAGCTTCATGCTGCTCACATTTGGCATTTCCACCAG GTCTGGATCCAGATTCAGCCCAGCCGACACCGTCGCCATCATGTTCTGCTCCACGCACAAGTCTCTCACTCTGG GCATTCCCATGCTGAAGATCGTTTTCGAAGGCTACGAGCACCTGTCTCTGATCTCAGTCCCGTTGCTGATCTACCACCCGGCCCAGATCCTGCTCGGCTCCATCCTGGTGCCGACGATCCGGAGCTGGATGGCAAGCCGACAGAAG GGGATCAAACTGTCAAACCTGCAGCCCATCTGA
- the slc10a7 gene encoding sodium/bile acid cotransporter 7 isoform X2, which translates to MGLLARLRKEWFIIGIVLVILSAKLQPSVGVKGGPLKPEITIAYVAVSLIFFNSGLSLKTEELTSALLHVRLHLFVQSFTLIFFPLAVWLLLQVLTLTTIDQWLLKGLQTVSCMPPPVSSAVILTKAVGGNEAAAIFNSAFGSFLGIVVTPLLLLLFLGSSSSVPFTSIFSQLFMTVVVPLILGQACRGFLREFLERRRPPFSAISSAVLLMIIYTTFCDTFSNPNIELDPTSLLLVVLIIFSIQVSFMLLTFGISTRSGSRFSPADTVAIMFCSTHKSLTLGIPMLKIVFEGYEHLSLISVPLLIYHPAQILLGSILVPTIRSWMASRQKTSLLLR; encoded by the exons GTCCATTAAAGCCAGAGATAACCATTGCCTACGTCGCTGTTTCCCTCATCTTCTTCAACAGTGGCCTGTCGCTGAAAACGGAG GAGCTGACGAGCGCGTTGCTTCATGTCCGCCTCCACCTCTTCGTCCAGTCCTTCACACTGATTTTCTTCCCCCTCGCCGTCTGGCTGCTGCTTCAGGTCCTCACGCTGACCACCATCGACCAGTGGCTGCTAAAAGg GTTACAGACGGTGAGCTGCATGCCCCCTCCGGTCTCATCCGCCGTTATTCTCACCAAAGCTGTCGGAGGCAACGAG GCCGCTGCCATCTTTAACTCCGCCTTCGGAAGCTTCCTG GGGATCGTGGTGACtccgttgctgctgctgctcttt CTTGGATCTTCATCCTCTGTTCCCTTCACCTCCATCTTCTCTCAGCTCTTCATGACAGTCGTCGTTCCCCTGATCCTGGGTCAG GCGTGCCGCGGTTTTCTTAGGGAGTTCCTGGAGCGACGAAGGCCTCCGTTCAGCGCCATCAGCAGCGCCGTCCTCCTCATGATCATCTACACCACTTTCTGCGACACCTTCAGCAACCCCAACATCGAGCTGGACCCCACCAGCCTGCTGCTGGTCGTCCTCATCA TTTTCTCCATCCAGGTCAGCTTCATGCTGCTCACATTTGGCATTTCCACCAG GTCTGGATCCAGATTCAGCCCAGCCGACACCGTCGCCATCATGTTCTGCTCCACGCACAAGTCTCTCACTCTGG GCATTCCCATGCTGAAGATCGTTTTCGAAGGCTACGAGCACCTGTCTCTGATCTCAGTCCCGTTGCTGATCTACCACCCGGCCCAGATCCTGCTCGGCTCCATCCTGGTGCCGACGATCCGGAGCTGGATGGCAAGCCGACAGAAG ACTAGTCTGTTGTTGAGATAG